Part of the Subtercola frigoramans genome, AGCGAGCCCGGGCAGCGCGGAATCATCTGTCGCCCCCAGTTCCTGCCCGCTCCAACGCATACCCCATTCGAACATATCTTCGAATCCCGCGCAAGCCGAAACTCACAAGCTGTAAGCTGCGACCGGCACCTGCGAGCGTCACCGGGCCCCGTCACCGGGCCCCCGACACCCGTCACCAACCCCTCGTCACCCGACCCACGTCAGTTGTTCACAGCCTCGCTCGGATGGCGAACATTGCCCTCGCGGGCCGGGTTCAGCCACACATTCAGGTGGTTCGGCGAATCAGGGTCAGTGTCGATGAGGGCGTCACAGCTGGGCACGCGATTCCAGAGGGCCAGCCAGCGCACTCGGCGGCCGATGTCTTTGGTGAGCCGATCATCCAGTTCGCCGGCGACCGCCCGATACGAGGTGTAGCGCAGCACCACGTGCAGCACCTTGCGACCGCCGATCACCCCCGGCACGATACGCGCGCGGATGTTGTCGCCGAACGTCTGCTGCAATTCGGCGATGCGTTTCACCCCGTCGATGTCATCGACGGTCTTCACCAGGATCGGCCCCCGCTCGACCAGCTCCGGCAACTCCACGAGCTTTCGACGTCTCTTGTTCGCCATGCCACGCACCCCCACTTGTGAAATCGGTTGAGGGATGCTCGAGAGGGCTGCGATGCCGAAAGCAACCCTGCTGCAGCCCACCGTAGCCGACTCGAAAGCGGAGGTCACGGCTTTCTTTGCATACTTTCAGTGTGAGCGGCGTGGCGAGCCTACTGAGTTGGATAACTCTCAGGCTTGGCGCATATGTGATGCTCCACTGTCGCGAAATGCACTATTGAGGGCGGCCAGTGAAACCAGGGTGAAACCAGGGTGAAACCAGGCGTTCTCGGCGGTGAGGGGTGTCAACTGCAGAGAACGCCTGGTGAATGCAACGCGAGCCGCTGGAGAATCCATCGCAGTTGGAGACCCCGACGACCCGCGCCAATCTCTGTTCGGAGCGCGTGGCCGATCGGATTGCGTGCACTCACCGATTACGCGTCATCGCCGGCGGTATTGCCGCGGGAGTCGTCGGCGGAGTCGCGCGCCGATCTCCGCGAGACAACCAGGATCACCACGACCCCGCCCACAGCGAGCAGCACGATCGCACCCGCGATGACGAGAATGACCCACGGGTCGATACTCAGTCCGCCTGCAGACGACGCCCCGCCCACGCCCGCTGTCGGCAGCGCCGTCACCGGAGCACCAGAGGAACCGCCCGCCGACCCGCACGCCGGCGCCGTGGCACTCCCCGCCGAGGGAGTACTGCTCTCCGTCGGGTTGTAGCTGAACCCGAATGACCCCGACACCGGATGCCCGTCACTCGACACCACCTGCCAACTCACTTGGTACGCTCCCGCCGCCCCCAACGCCACCGGCGCGCTCACCACCCGGCCCAGGATGCTCGCACACCCCGTCTCGAAGTGAGTGGATCCCCCGTCTGGCCCGGTCACCTCCACCACCGAACTGGAGCCGTCGCCCGAGAGGTCGAGCACAAGATCGTTGAAGGTGACGCTCACCGAGCTGACCAGCTGCGTGACGGTCAAGTCTGCGGTCGGCGAACTGCTCACCACATAGTCGTGTGCGCTGGCTGTTCCAGCGGGCGCGATCGCCATCGCCACCGCAATGAACCCCGCAGCAGGAAGTGCGAACATCAACGCTCTGCTCACGCGGGACCGGAATATCAGAGCCATCCACCCATTCTACGAACCGTAGAACCTCGCATGCTGGGTGTGGCCGGGGCGCGACAGTCGGCTACGGCTACGGCTACGGCTTGGGAGTCGAGGTCGGCGTCGGGGTG contains:
- a CDS encoding copper resistance CopC family protein is translated as MALIFRSRVSRALMFALPAAGFIAVAMAIAPAGTASAHDYVVSSSPTADLTVTQLVSSVSVTFNDLVLDLSGDGSSSVVEVTGPDGGSTHFETGCASILGRVVSAPVALGAAGAYQVSWQVVSSDGHPVSGSFGFSYNPTESSTPSAGSATAPACGSAGGSSGAPVTALPTAGVGGASSAGGLSIDPWVILVIAGAIVLLAVGGVVVILVVSRRSARDSADDSRGNTAGDDA